The Nomascus leucogenys isolate Asia chromosome 16, Asia_NLE_v1, whole genome shotgun sequence genome includes a region encoding these proteins:
- the LOC100584171 gene encoding 40S ribosomal protein SA-like: MSGALDVLQMKEEDVLKFLAAGTHLGGTNLDFQMEQYIYKRKSDGTYIINLKRTWEKLLLAARAIVAIENPANVSVISSRNTGQRAVLKFAAATGATPIAGRFTPGTFTNQIQAAFQEPRLPVVTDPRADHQPLTEASHFNLPTIALCNTDSPLHYVDIAIPCNNKGAHSVGLMWWMLTQEVLCMRGTISREHPWEVMPDFCFYRDPEEIEKEEQAAAEKAVTKEEFQGEWTAPAPEFAATQLEVADQSKGVQVPSVPIQQFPTEDWSTQPATEDWSAAPTAQATEWVGATTEWS; the protein is encoded by the coding sequence ATGTCCGGAGCCCTTGATGTACTGCAAATGAAGGAGGAGGATGTCCTTAAGTTCCTTGCAGCAGGAACCCACTTAGGTGGCACCAATCTTGACTTCCAGATGGAACAGtacatctataaaaggaaaagtgatgGCACCTACATCATAAATCTGAAGAGGACCTGGGAGAAGCTTCTGCTGGCAGCTCGTGCCATTGTTGCCATTGAAAACCCTGCTAATGTCAGTGTTATATCCTCCAGGAATACTGGCCAGAGGGCTGTGCTGAAGTTTGCTGCTGCCACTGGAGCCACTCCAATTGCTGGCCGCTTCACTCCTGGAACCTTCACTAACCAGATCCAGGCAGCCTTCCAGGAGCCACGGCTTCCTGTGGTTACTGACCCCAGGGCTGACCACCAGCCTCTCACGGAGGCATCTCATTTTAACCTACCTACCATTGCTCTGTGTAACACAGATTCTCCTCTGCACTATGTGGACATTGCCATCCCATGCAACAACAAGGGAGCTCACTCAGTGGGTTTGATGTGGTGGATGCTGACTCAGGAAGTTCTGTGCATGCGTGGCACCATCTCCCGTGAACACCCGTGGGAGGTCATGCCTGATTTCTGCTTCTACAGAGATCCTGAAgagattgaaaaagaagagcaggctGCCGCTGAAAAGGCTGTGACCAAGGAGGAATTTCAGGGTGAATGGACTGCTCCAGCTCCTGAGTTCGCTGCTACTCAGCTTGAGGTTGCAGACCAGTCTAAAGGTGTGCAGGTGCCCTCTGTGCCTATTCAGCAGTTCCCTACTGAAGACTGGAGCACTCAGCCTGCCACGGAagactggtctgcagctcccactgCTCAGGCCACTGAATGGGTAGGAGCAACCACTGAATGGTCTTAA